The genomic DNA GTAGGCGCGCAGCAGGCGGAGGCTGAACGCCGAATCGAGGAACAGCAGGCTCTCGACTTCGCGCGCCTTGTTGTCGCCGTCGTAGAAGAAGGTCACGGGCACGTCGAGGGCGGAAGCGATCTGCTGAAGACGAGCCGCGCCGACGCGATTGACGCCCTTCTCGTATTTCTGGACCTGCTGGAAGCTGACGCCGAGCTTTTCGCCGAGCTCGGCCTGCGAGATCTTCATCTCGACGCGCCGCAAACGAATCCGCTTGCCGAGCTCGATGTCCGGCTTGCCGGCACTACGCTGCTTCATTCTCTTCGCCGCTGCTTTCATTTTCGTTTTCACCTTTGTTCTTCGGTTGAAAATCCCCCGAAGAGCTGGGTCAGGGGTTCGCCCATATACGAGTCCTTGAATTCATGCGGGTGCACGAATTCTTCCTTAAACCACGGGAAACGAGCTGGACTGAAAGCTTCGATCAGCCAGTCGATCATGTGCCGCACGCGCGGAATACGGCCGCTACCGGGATGGTAGGACAACCAGATATCCAGCGGTCGGTTCAGCTCGACCTCCAGTGGAATCAATTTCCCGCCGAGCGCAATGGCGTAGCTGGGGAAGACGCCGATGCCGGCGCCATTCGCGACCGCCCAATAATTGGCGCTCGAGACGTTGGTCTTCATGACCAGAAGGTCACGCTCCGAAACGCCCGGGAAGAAGCTCTCGAAGGATTCCTTGGCGGCGAGCTGGTCGGCGAATTGCAGCACCAGGCGATGCTTGATCAATTCCGCCGCCGAACGCGGCGCGCCATGCTTTTCGATGTATTTCTCGGAGGCCCAGAACATCAGGTGCATGCGGCCGAGCCGCACCAGCTTGATGTCGAGCGCCGAGGGACGCGACAGATGGATGGCGACGTCGGCCTCATGGCGCGAGACGTCGGCCGAGCGCATCGCGCAATGCAGGTCGACCAGGATTTTCGGATAGGCCTGCTGGAACTCGACCAGGCGCGGGGCGAGCCAGAACGTGCCCAGCCCCTCGGTGACGGCGACCCGGACCTCGCCGGACAGGGCGTTGGCCATCGAATCACTGGCGCGCAGCACGTCGAAGGTGGCAGCCTCCATGCGCTCGACGGCGGACACCACGAGCGCGCCTTCATCAGTCAGATGGGTACCGTGGACATCGCGGGTGAACAGCGTGGTGCCGGTCTGGCGTTCGAAATCGTCGATCCGCCGGCGCACGGCGTTGATGGACAGCGACAGGCGTTCGGCCGCCGAACGGAAACTTCCGCATCGGACGACTTCGAGGAATATGCGGGCCGCATCCCAATCAGAGAGGCCGCTGAGATTTGTCTTTGGGCGTTCCGCCACAGGAACGCCCCTTTCCGCCAAGGAGTGCATACAAGTCCCTTCGGACAGCTAAACTGGCAGAATCTGGCGCAAACCACAACCACTGCGGGTTGGGGGATGATGAGTTTTGAACGTCATCCTTACTACCCCGTGGGTGGTATCAGATTGCTGCCAGGGGCTGGGAATCGGGCAGACTGTTCGCCCGGATGAGGGGTGTGGCGTGAGTTCCGTTGCGAGCCGTGAAATGGCTGCGGGATTGCAGGCACTGTCCGCAATGGATGCCGTTGCGCGAGAGCTGGCGCCGTCTCCCTCGATGGATCAATCACAGCGCACCAAGCGTTTCCTCGCCGATCATTTCGAAACCGAGCGACATCGCAACGCGGCGATGGCAGCCGGAACCGCGGTTCCACAGCGGAATCCCGCTGAAATCAGGTTCAGAGGCACAGCGGCCTCGTGCTATCCTTGGTCTTCCATGGGGGCCGAGGGGGTCGTCACCATTACGTCTCGCAGGCCGAATTAACGGAAAGAACGCCGGTGTCGCATTCAGACGAACAGTTGCAGTCGGTGCTGGAAACGCTCGAGGAGTGCCGCAAGGTTCTCAACGCGTGCAACAGCCGTGAGTCGGCCGAGCTGCTGTCCATTGTCATCCTCGACGTCAGGATGAAACTCAAAGGAATCGACAGTGCCGATCTCAAGGCATTGTGCGACGAAATGCTGCGGAGCGCTGCGAGCGAACCGCCGCACCCTTCCAAGCAGACGCAGGACCAGCCCCGGCGTCCGCTGCTCCGCGTGGTGAAATAGCCACGCCGCCGAGTCTCGCTTTTTGGCGAGATTTGTGCGCGTCCCGATGCCGCACCTGTGATCACAGACGGCATCGGGAGGAGCCCTGGTTTCGCGCGCCTCTGTTGCGCATTCTCCGGCATCGGCTACACCTGAGCCGGTTCGGCTCCGGGCCGGGCGCATTCCCCGCGCGCCGTACCGGCACCTGAGATGGCTCAGACGGCATCATGCAAAATGTTTCGATCCCGGCGGCGCTGATTGCCGGCCTCGTCAGCTTCCTCTCGCCTTGCGTCCTGCCGCTGGTCCCGCCCTATCTGATCTACCTCACGGGCGCCACGATCGAGCATGTCGAGAGCGACGAGCCGTCCTCGGCCTCCAAGCGCGCGATCATGATGTCGGCGCTGCTGTTCGTGCTCGGCTTCTCCACGGTCTTCGTCGCGCTCGGCGCCAGCGCTTCGCTGGTCGGCGGGCTGATCCGAGCCTGGTCGGCGGAGCTGTCGATCCTCGCCGGCATCGTCATCATCGTCATGGGGCTGCACTTCCTCGGACTGACGCGCATCGGCCTGTTGATGCGCGAAGGACGGCTGCCCATTCCCAAGCCGGTCGGCCTCTGGGGCGCCTACATCATGGGCCTTGCCTTCGCGTTCGGCTGGACCCCCTGTATCGGCCCGATCCTCGCCGCCATCCTGTCGATCGCCGCGGCCGAGGCCACGGTGACGAAGGGGGCCGGCCTGCTCGCGGTTTATTCCGCGGGCCTCGGCATTCCCTTCCTGATCGCCGCCCTGATGATCGAGCAGTTCTCGGCGCTGTTCGCGCGCATGAAGGGCCACCTCGTCAATGTCGAGCGCGCCATGGGCGTGTTGATGGTGATCACCGGCATCGGCTTTCTCACCGGCGCGGTCTCCAATGTGAGCATCTGGCTGCTCGAGACCTTTCCGGCGCTGCAGACCATCGGATAGAGCGTCCCCGTTTACCGCGCCTCGTCCAGCGTGCAGACCACCGTGCAGACCACGCCGCGCGGCAGGAAGTCGACGGTTGCTTCGCCGCCGAGCTGGTCGCGGGCGCTGCGCTCGATCAGGCGCGAGCCGAAGCCGCGTCGCACCGGCGCCGTCACCGGCGGTCCGCCGATCTCGGTCCAGATCAGCCGGAGCCGCGGCTTCGGCGCATCGGTGATGACCTCCCAGTCCAGCGTCACCCGGCCGGTCTCGTTGGACAGCGCGCCGTATTTCGCGGCGTTGGTGGCGATCTCGTGCACGATCATCGACAGCACCACGGCAAGTCGCGGCGACAGCGGCACGTCGGGACCGGCCATGCGGATGCGGTCGGGATTGTTCAGCAGGAATGGCTGAAGCGCGCGGGCGATCACGTCGCGGAGCTCGGAGCCGGCCCATTTCTCCTGGCTCAGCAGGTTGTGCGCTTCGGCCAGCGCGCCGAGCCGGCCCTCGAACTTTGTCCGCTCGTCCCGGCTGGCGCTGCGGAAGGTCTGCACCGCGATCGCCTGCATCAAGGCCAGTGTGTTCTTGACGCGATGGTTGAGCTCGTCGATCAGGAGATTGTGCAGCATCTCGCCGCGCGCGATCGTCGTCGCCATCCTGACCGCGAAGGTCAGGCCGGTCAGCAGCAGGATGCCCCCGATCAGGCTGGTGATGGCGATGTTGCGCCAGAGCGGCGCGATCAGCGAGCTCTCGGCGACGCCGGCCACGACCCTCCAGCCGGTCAGGTGCGAGGTCGTGAAGGCGGAAGACAGCGCCACGCCGTCGAGCGACACCGTCGATAAGGTCTCCTCCGAGCTGCGCGACATCGCGTCGTAAATCGCGCCGGACGCCTGCTTGCCGATCGTCGCGCTCGGGTTCGGTACGCGGGCGAAAACGATGGCTTTGGTGTCGACCAGGGACACGGTCCAGAGCTGGTCGGGCCGCTGCTTTTCGACAAGCTCCTGAAAGATGCCGATCGGCGGGCTGAAGCAGAGATCGTAGATCACCTCTCCGTCGCGAAACACCGGAACCTCGACGGTG from Bradyrhizobium sp. CCBAU 53351 includes the following:
- a CDS encoding cytochrome c biogenesis CcdA family protein is translated as MQNVSIPAALIAGLVSFLSPCVLPLVPPYLIYLTGATIEHVESDEPSSASKRAIMMSALLFVLGFSTVFVALGASASLVGGLIRAWSAELSILAGIVIIVMGLHFLGLTRIGLLMREGRLPIPKPVGLWGAYIMGLAFAFGWTPCIGPILAAILSIAAAEATVTKGAGLLAVYSAGLGIPFLIAALMIEQFSALFARMKGHLVNVERAMGVLMVITGIGFLTGAVSNVSIWLLETFPALQTIG
- a CDS encoding helix-turn-helix domain-containing protein — translated: MKQRSAGKPDIELGKRIRLRRVEMKISQAELGEKLGVSFQQVQKYEKGVNRVGAARLQQIASALDVPVTFFYDGDNKAREVESLLFLDSAFSLRLLRAYSKIKDQTVQRQLVSLMESIAANES
- a CDS encoding sensor histidine kinase encodes the protein MLPLIVFAVGIAVYNYQQDRGDATRRVLENVRSMRLVLDSEVQRMTGGLQVLALTNSLRNGDFESFRRIALGFVEQYGKGGLVLVSDRKGRLLFSSATDDTASLPARGNLAIVERVFANKSPQYSDLFTGAINGRQVLTVEVPVFRDGEVIYDLCFSPPIGIFQELVEKQRPDQLWTVSLVDTKAIVFARVPNPSATIGKQASGAIYDAMSRSSEETLSTVSLDGVALSSAFTTSHLTGWRVVAGVAESSLIAPLWRNIAITSLIGGILLLTGLTFAVRMATTIARGEMLHNLLIDELNHRVKNTLALMQAIAVQTFRSASRDERTKFEGRLGALAEAHNLLSQEKWAGSELRDVIARALQPFLLNNPDRIRMAGPDVPLSPRLAVVLSMIVHEIATNAAKYGALSNETGRVTLDWEVITDAPKPRLRLIWTEIGGPPVTAPVRRGFGSRLIERSARDQLGGEATVDFLPRGVVCTVVCTLDEAR
- a CDS encoding LysR family transcriptional regulator gives rise to the protein MHSLAERGVPVAERPKTNLSGLSDWDAARIFLEVVRCGSFRSAAERLSLSINAVRRRIDDFERQTGTTLFTRDVHGTHLTDEGALVVSAVERMEAATFDVLRASDSMANALSGEVRVAVTEGLGTFWLAPRLVEFQQAYPKILVDLHCAMRSADVSRHEADVAIHLSRPSALDIKLVRLGRMHLMFWASEKYIEKHGAPRSAAELIKHRLVLQFADQLAAKESFESFFPGVSERDLLVMKTNVSSANYWAVANGAGIGVFPSYAIALGGKLIPLEVELNRPLDIWLSYHPGSGRIPRVRHMIDWLIEAFSPARFPWFKEEFVHPHEFKDSYMGEPLTQLFGGFSTEEQR